A single region of the Candidatus Protochlamydia amoebophila UWE25 genome encodes:
- a CDS encoding tetratricopeptide repeat protein: MRLKFIDGDTPINYSTFSSSTDSKLSQSKIIKGKMYVLLGSFEKTHPLIRRIGIGIRAVCKILFSLGFGLYSESVREDWKSFWNGKKSKVIYSSSPTLSIKLLADRGNATAQHKLGLMYEQGQGVPQSDQEAIKYYQLAADQGNADTRYNLGRMYKKG, translated from the coding sequence ATGCGATTAAAATTTATAGACGGTGATACTCCTATTAACTATTCTACTTTTTCTTCTAGCACAGATTCAAAACTCAGCCAAAGTAAAATAATTAAGGGGAAAATGTATGTGCTTTTAGGAAGCTTTGAAAAAACACATCCTTTAATACGTAGAATTGGAATTGGAATACGTGCAGTTTGCAAAATTCTATTTTCTTTAGGATTCGGGCTTTATTCGGAAAGTGTTCGAGAAGATTGGAAGTCTTTTTGGAATGGCAAAAAAAGTAAAGTTATTTACAGTTCCTCCCCAACTTTATCGATTAAACTTTTGGCAGATCGAGGCAACGCAACTGCTCAGCATAAGCTCGGATTGATGTATGAACAGGGACAAGGTGTCCCGCAGTCTGATCAAGAAGCTATTAAATATTACCAACTTGCTGCGGATCAAGGTAATGCAGACACTCGATATAACCTGGGACGTATGTATAAAAAGGGGTGA
- a CDS encoding glycosyltransferase family 9 protein: protein MKILIVKTSSLGDIIHAFPALQLLRRLYPDAQIDWVVEKSFVELIESHPDLSQAISIPLKEWRKQFWTKRTWQAMAQWIKEFRQVSYQLVFDLQGNSKSGLITKLAKGKRKIGFGRQTVSEWPNLLATKERYNPPEGANIREDYLFLIQKTLDKQESHQAGVKLNVSFEQEQKIAQILHSPYLKKSLKVMVCPGSNWPNKQLTLDTFEKFLSYLSSQYDACFVFIWGTLQEKKIVGELTAKFPETSLIVERLTLPLLQTLMFKIDLVISVDSLALHLAGTTSTPTYSIFGPSSAKKYKPLGLLHEAFQGLCPYGNVFEKRCPILRTCPTGNCIKNIPINTLVEHFSKWWLNNGFAKSNVYHN, encoded by the coding sequence TTGAAAATCTTAATTGTAAAAACGTCTTCTTTGGGAGATATTATCCATGCTTTTCCTGCACTGCAGTTATTGAGACGTCTCTATCCTGACGCGCAAATTGATTGGGTGGTTGAAAAATCATTTGTAGAACTTATTGAGTCTCATCCCGATTTAAGCCAAGCAATTTCCATTCCGCTAAAAGAGTGGCGCAAGCAATTCTGGACTAAGCGAACGTGGCAAGCAATGGCTCAATGGATCAAAGAATTTAGACAGGTTTCTTATCAACTTGTGTTTGATTTACAGGGAAATAGTAAATCAGGTTTGATAACAAAACTAGCGAAAGGAAAGCGAAAAATTGGATTTGGGCGTCAAACTGTGTCCGAGTGGCCCAATCTTTTAGCAACTAAAGAGCGTTACAACCCTCCTGAGGGGGCAAATATTCGAGAAGATTATTTATTTTTAATTCAAAAAACTTTAGACAAACAAGAATCCCATCAAGCAGGAGTTAAACTAAACGTTTCTTTTGAACAAGAACAAAAAATTGCACAAATTCTTCACTCACCTTATTTAAAAAAATCACTCAAGGTCATGGTTTGCCCTGGATCTAATTGGCCTAATAAACAACTGACTTTAGATACATTTGAAAAGTTTCTGTCGTATTTATCGAGCCAGTATGATGCTTGCTTTGTTTTTATTTGGGGAACTTTACAGGAAAAAAAAATTGTAGGGGAGTTAACAGCTAAATTTCCAGAGACTAGTTTAATTGTAGAACGCTTAACATTACCTCTTTTGCAAACTTTAATGTTTAAAATAGATTTAGTGATTTCCGTTGATTCCTTGGCTTTACATTTAGCAGGCACGACATCGACCCCTACTTATAGTATTTTTGGACCTTCATCTGCTAAAAAATACAAACCATTAGGACTTTTACATGAAGCTTTTCAAGGATTATGTCCTTATGGGAATGTCTTTGAAAAGCGGTGTCCTATTTTGCGTACATGCCCTACAGGTAATTGTATAAAAAATATTCCGATAAACACTTTAGTCGAACATTTTTCTAAGTGGTGGTTAAACAACGGATTTGCTAAATCAAATGTTTATCATAATTAA
- a CDS encoding RluA family pseudouridine synthase: protein MPDALDWVVSNEESGSKLVSFLSKQLSPHYSSRQLKRMIEQNDCQVNGRIERFASTFLGTGDRVSLNLKNPQQTFNRQLEQSRILYEDEDLFIYDKPAEMNCDEQGIIALLRPSFPSIQLIHRLDRQTTGVLALAKNKTTFEALVNQFKQLKVSKSYRAIVDGILTSSKGHIENYLGKKHVYQGQSIWGEVPSFQGLYASTYWSCLEIGKKASLVRCFPKTGRTHQIRVHLAGLGHPILGDYQYGKKFTCLYNPPRYLLHAEEMGFIHPRTRQKLIVQAILPEDFLGAYKKLFEGKTA from the coding sequence ATGCCTGATGCATTAGATTGGGTGGTTTCAAATGAAGAATCAGGCAGTAAACTGGTCTCGTTTTTAAGCAAGCAGTTAAGCCCCCATTATTCTTCTCGTCAACTCAAACGCATGATTGAGCAAAATGATTGTCAAGTCAATGGGCGCATAGAACGATTTGCTTCTACTTTTCTAGGAACAGGGGATAGAGTTTCTCTGAACCTTAAAAATCCTCAACAAACTTTTAATCGTCAATTAGAGCAATCTCGCATTCTTTATGAAGATGAAGATTTATTTATTTATGATAAACCTGCTGAAATGAATTGTGATGAGCAGGGAATTATTGCACTACTAAGACCCTCTTTTCCATCCATTCAATTAATTCACCGTTTAGATAGACAGACAACAGGAGTGTTAGCTTTAGCAAAGAATAAAACTACTTTTGAAGCTCTAGTTAATCAGTTTAAACAGTTGAAAGTGTCTAAAAGTTATCGGGCCATTGTTGACGGGATATTAACGTCATCTAAAGGGCATATAGAAAACTATTTAGGAAAAAAACATGTGTATCAAGGACAGTCGATTTGGGGAGAAGTTCCTTCTTTTCAAGGATTGTATGCCTCTACGTATTGGAGCTGTCTAGAAATAGGCAAAAAAGCTTCATTGGTCAGATGCTTTCCCAAAACAGGAAGAACTCATCAAATTCGTGTTCATTTGGCAGGTCTTGGACATCCCATTTTAGGGGATTATCAGTATGGAAAAAAATTCACATGTCTTTACAATCCTCCAAGATATTTACTACATGCTGAAGAAATGGGTTTTATCCATCCCAGAACAAGACAAAAGTTGATTGTTCAAGCGATTTTGCCAGAGGATTTTTTAGGTGCGTATAAAAAACTATTTGAAGGAAAGACAGCTTGA
- a CDS encoding tetratricopeptide repeat protein gives MLVKYINDNAISNKYFNATSCLNLEFEQSKMYKGRTYLLLGNFEKTYSLISRFEIGIRVIFKTLFSVGFGLFFESVREDWKSFWNGRKKQVIYSSSPFLATKILVKQGNATTQYKLGVMYLEGKGTIQSHQKAAKYFQLAANQNHAAAQNNLGLLYANGWGIAQSDQEAVKYYQLAAKQGNASAQCRLGDLYVHGRGVSQSYQKSFEYYQLAAKQGNASAQCKLGAMYAEGLGVPQSDQEAVEYFQLAANQNHAAAQYCLGVFYAHGRGVTQSDQKALEYCQLAANQGIATAQYSLGLMYAHGHCVPQSDQEAVKYYQLAANQNHTIAQRNLGLMYKNGQGVAQSDQEAVKYFQLAANQGDLTAQHNLEVMNENGQNIT, from the coding sequence TTGTTAGTAAAATACATAAACGACAACGCTATTTCCAATAAATATTTTAATGCTACTTCCTGTTTGAATCTAGAATTCGAACAAAGTAAGATGTACAAAGGTAGAACATATCTACTCTTGGGAAATTTTGAAAAAACATATTCTTTAATAAGTAGATTTGAAATTGGAATAAGGGTAATTTTTAAAACTTTATTTTCTGTAGGATTTGGGCTTTTTTTTGAATCAGTTAGAGAAGATTGGAAATCTTTTTGGAATGGTAGAAAAAAACAAGTTATTTACAGCTCCTCCCCTTTTTTAGCTACAAAAATTTTAGTAAAGCAAGGAAATGCAACTACTCAATACAAGCTTGGAGTTATGTATTTAGAAGGAAAAGGTACTATCCAGTCTCATCAAAAAGCTGCGAAATATTTTCAACTCGCCGCCAATCAAAATCATGCAGCTGCTCAGAATAATCTTGGACTCCTGTATGCAAATGGATGGGGCATTGCCCAGTCTGATCAAGAAGCTGTAAAATATTACCAACTTGCTGCTAAACAAGGAAACGCTTCTGCTCAATGCAGACTCGGAGATTTATATGTACATGGACGAGGTGTTTCACAATCTTACCAAAAAAGTTTTGAATATTACCAACTTGCTGCTAAACAAGGAAACGCTTCTGCTCAATGCAAACTCGGAGCAATGTATGCAGAGGGCCTAGGTGTCCCACAATCTGATCAAGAAGCTGTGGAATATTTTCAACTCGCTGCCAATCAAAATCATGCAGCTGCTCAGTATTGCTTAGGAGTTTTTTATGCACATGGACGAGGTGTTACACAATCTGATCAAAAAGCTTTAGAATATTGCCAACTCGCTGCTAATCAAGGTATTGCAACCGCTCAGTATAGCCTTGGACTCATGTATGCACATGGCCACTGTGTCCCACAATCTGATCAAGAAGCTGTAAAATATTACCAACTCGCTGCTAATCAAAATCATACAATCGCTCAACGCAACCTCGGATTGATGTATAAAAATGGCCAAGGTGTCGCACAATCGGATCAAGAAGCGGTTAAATACTTTCAACTCGCTGCCAACCAAGGTGATTTAACTGCCCAGCATAATCTTGAGGTTATGAATGAAAATGGCCAAAACATTACATAA
- a CDS encoding SEL1-like repeat protein produces the protein MADQGDPFAQYYVGVMYKKGQGVAQSDQEADIYFKFAADQGIVK, from the coding sequence GTGGCAGACCAAGGAGATCCATTCGCTCAATATTATGTCGGGGTGATGTATAAAAAAGGGCAAGGTGTGGCTCAATCCGATCAAGAGGCCGACATATATTTTAAATTTGCTGCGGATCAAGGAATAGTAAAATAA
- the rpmI gene encoding 50S ribosomal protein L35, with product MPKMKTRKAVASKFRVTATGKLKASRPGRRHKLTGKTPKRKRQLRRPGLVDDGHLKTYKRLMCL from the coding sequence ATGCCTAAAATGAAAACCCGCAAAGCCGTTGCTTCTAAGTTTCGCGTGACGGCAACAGGCAAGCTTAAGGCTAGTCGTCCGGGCAGACGCCATAAATTGACCGGTAAAACACCTAAGCGCAAACGTCAGTTACGTCGACCAGGACTTGTAGATGATGGTCATCTCAAGACATATAAACGTCTGATGTGTTTATAA
- a CDS encoding His/Gly/Thr/Pro-type tRNA ligase C-terminal domain-containing protein codes for MPFLHSNKSLRIQRRSVAELLASVVSQLFPGVYLMGGGETSYGFYYDFIFQQKVDNNLVSLIEVHLKTLIKENHPIQALSMMRENAQALFDHHDQPFLAELAGEKEENIVEILQFKQFYGLCSFPLISSTEEIGVVKLLELDFRQEEREGETLVVTRLLGTSFPDNQKLKQFLKLYDSYRKKKDHRQLGSDLNLFSFPEKLTALECVWHPKGNLLLMLLKEWVTKEFSKIGKWEPVNTPYVVNSHFFKFNVDYLPTVEMGTEEYVFSPSPLIQHHYLFKRKKKDSSDLPIHFFEWAKKYVLSTHPLKEGLFNAVGWSGDFSTIFSSDEQLNQEFISSLQFIEQIIRIFGFEARWCLVTSRQKSFKFRQEKAAIDRIEKILSLCTLSYPLQDEHFESDCLEGPRLELRVADEIGREWVISALTLISIHYLKKDKTEKQENEITIPFVIVRQIWESLDRLIALLIERFEGSFPLWLAPEQVRILAVGEGSLSYARQIETRCRSQGLRVGVDFKKSTKLGEKIHLAEKEKVPYLLIIGEQEIKRNAITFRSVEKPGKSESIRLEEFLEQIRQKCVCPTVLDNNYEEERLD; via the coding sequence ATGCCTTTTCTTCATTCAAACAAATCTTTACGTATTCAACGCCGTTCGGTGGCAGAGCTCTTGGCTTCTGTTGTTTCTCAGCTTTTTCCTGGAGTATACTTAATGGGGGGAGGAGAGACTTCATACGGGTTTTATTATGATTTCATTTTCCAACAAAAAGTCGATAATAACCTTGTTTCTCTGATTGAAGTTCACTTAAAAACTTTAATTAAAGAAAATCATCCTATCCAAGCTTTAAGTATGATGCGTGAAAATGCGCAGGCTTTATTTGACCATCATGATCAACCTTTTTTAGCTGAGTTAGCAGGAGAAAAAGAGGAAAATATTGTTGAAATATTACAATTCAAACAATTTTATGGACTCTGCTCTTTTCCACTTATTTCTTCGACAGAAGAAATTGGCGTGGTTAAACTCTTAGAGTTGGACTTTCGACAGGAAGAGAGAGAAGGGGAAACTTTGGTTGTGACACGCTTGTTGGGTACTTCTTTTCCAGATAATCAAAAACTCAAGCAATTTTTAAAGCTATACGATAGCTATCGAAAAAAGAAAGATCATCGACAATTAGGAAGTGATTTAAATTTATTTAGTTTTCCAGAGAAATTAACGGCGTTAGAATGTGTTTGGCATCCTAAGGGAAACCTTTTGTTGATGCTTTTAAAAGAGTGGGTAACCAAAGAATTTTCTAAAATCGGGAAATGGGAACCTGTTAATACTCCTTATGTGGTTAATTCTCATTTTTTTAAATTCAATGTGGATTATTTACCGACTGTTGAGATGGGAACAGAGGAATATGTTTTTAGTCCATCTCCTTTGATTCAGCATCATTATCTTTTTAAACGCAAAAAGAAAGATTCTAGTGACTTACCTATTCATTTTTTTGAATGGGCGAAAAAATATGTCCTATCAACTCATCCTTTAAAAGAAGGATTATTCAATGCCGTTGGTTGGAGTGGAGATTTTTCTACGATCTTTTCTTCAGATGAACAACTTAACCAAGAATTCATTTCTTCCTTGCAATTCATTGAACAAATCATTAGAATCTTTGGTTTTGAAGCCCGTTGGTGTCTTGTCACTTCGAGACAAAAAAGTTTTAAATTTAGGCAAGAAAAGGCTGCAATTGATCGGATTGAGAAAATCCTTTCTCTTTGTACTTTATCTTATCCTTTGCAAGATGAACACTTCGAAAGTGATTGTTTAGAAGGACCCCGACTAGAACTCAGAGTAGCTGATGAAATTGGTCGGGAATGGGTTATATCGGCGTTGACTCTTATTTCTATTCACTATTTGAAGAAAGATAAGACTGAAAAGCAAGAAAACGAAATAACGATTCCATTTGTTATAGTAAGGCAAATATGGGAATCACTAGATCGTTTGATAGCTTTATTAATTGAACGCTTTGAAGGTAGCTTTCCTTTATGGTTAGCTCCTGAACAAGTAAGAATTTTAGCAGTTGGAGAGGGCAGCCTCTCTTATGCAAGGCAAATTGAAACTCGCTGTCGTTCTCAAGGATTGAGAGTCGGAGTTGATTTTAAAAAATCGACTAAGTTAGGCGAAAAAATACACTTGGCGGAAAAAGAAAAAGTTCCTTATCTCCTAATTATTGGAGAGCAAGAAATTAAGCGAAATGCGATAACCTTCCGATCAGTTGAAAAGCCTGGAAAAAGCGAATCAATTAGATTAGAGGAATTTTTAGAACAAATACGCCAAAAATGTGTTTGTCCAACAGTGTTGGATAATAACTATGAAGAGGAGAGACTAGATTAG
- the infC gene encoding translation initiation factor IF-3, protein MKVNREIRAPKVRVIDHLGEQVGIIPLYEALAMAEEHGLDLVEIVPGSSPPVCKVMNFGKFRYDQSKREKENKKAQHQIKVKEIKLKPNIDVHDLETKTRHARDFLASGNKVKVTCTFRGREMMHPEIGEKIVREMCQELEDISTPESPAKMMGRMLLVVLAPGGKKKKEGVKSSGGTEESTTN, encoded by the coding sequence TTGAAAGTTAATAGAGAAATACGAGCTCCAAAAGTTCGAGTCATTGATCATTTAGGTGAACAAGTAGGGATTATTCCCTTATATGAAGCCTTGGCAATGGCCGAAGAACACGGATTAGACCTAGTTGAAATTGTTCCAGGGTCCAGCCCTCCCGTTTGTAAAGTCATGAATTTTGGAAAATTCCGTTATGACCAAAGTAAACGAGAGAAGGAAAATAAAAAGGCTCAACATCAAATTAAGGTAAAAGAAATTAAGCTTAAGCCAAATATTGATGTTCATGACCTTGAAACAAAAACAAGACATGCCCGAGACTTTTTAGCAAGTGGTAACAAAGTTAAAGTCACTTGTACATTTCGTGGGCGAGAAATGATGCACCCAGAGATTGGAGAGAAAATCGTTCGAGAGATGTGTCAGGAACTAGAAGATATTTCAACGCCTGAATCACCTGCGAAAATGATGGGACGCATGCTGCTTGTTGTTTTAGCCCCTGGAGGAAAAAAGAAAAAAGAGGGAGTCAAATCAAGTGGTGGGACTGAAGAGTCTACTACCAACTAG
- the pheS gene encoding phenylalanine--tRNA ligase subunit alpha: MRSSVQPLINEIRQQFLHDLEQVQTTLELEQLKIKFLGKKGSLQGLMKELKNVEPDQRPLVGKFINELKEFMSNHCDELEHQLIAKEENAQLAHETIDVTLPGRQRFVGRKHPLTQAMDQIIHILSKMGFSVQYGPDIDTDYYNFEILNFPPEHPARDMQDTFYISPHVLLRTHTSNIQARAMELNRPPIRIIAPGKVYRNETITARSHVFFHQVEAVYIDQHVSFADLFATMDEFLKKLFKQTIETRYRPSYFPFVEPGLEVDISCLVCEGKGCQLCKHTGWVEVAGAGMIHPEVLKNGGIDPEHYSGFAWGMGLERLVMMLRGIQDIRLFTENDLRFLQQFTLL, translated from the coding sequence ATGAGGTCTTCTGTGCAGCCATTGATCAATGAAATTCGTCAGCAATTCCTCCATGATTTAGAACAAGTTCAAACTACACTTGAACTTGAGCAGCTTAAGATAAAATTTTTAGGCAAAAAAGGGTCCTTACAAGGTCTCATGAAAGAGCTTAAAAATGTTGAGCCTGATCAGCGACCTTTGGTTGGCAAATTCATCAACGAATTGAAAGAATTCATGTCTAATCATTGCGATGAATTAGAACATCAGCTAATTGCTAAAGAAGAAAATGCTCAGTTAGCTCACGAAACTATTGATGTTACATTGCCAGGGCGACAGCGATTTGTTGGCCGAAAACATCCGTTGACTCAAGCGATGGATCAAATTATCCATATTCTGTCTAAGATGGGTTTTTCGGTTCAGTATGGGCCTGATATTGATACGGACTATTACAATTTCGAAATTCTCAACTTCCCTCCTGAGCATCCAGCAAGAGATATGCAAGACACTTTTTATATCTCTCCTCATGTTTTGCTTCGTACTCATACGTCGAATATTCAAGCGCGAGCAATGGAGCTAAATAGGCCCCCCATTCGTATTATTGCTCCTGGAAAAGTTTATCGTAATGAAACAATTACAGCTCGCTCACATGTCTTTTTTCATCAAGTTGAAGCTGTTTATATCGATCAACATGTTTCGTTTGCCGATTTATTTGCGACGATGGATGAATTTTTGAAAAAATTGTTTAAGCAAACTATTGAAACTCGTTATCGACCGAGCTATTTTCCTTTTGTGGAACCAGGGCTTGAAGTAGATATTAGTTGCCTAGTTTGTGAAGGCAAAGGATGTCAACTTTGTAAGCACACAGGGTGGGTTGAAGTCGCAGGTGCTGGAATGATTCATCCCGAAGTTCTCAAAAATGGGGGCATCGATCCTGAGCACTATTCAGGTTTTGCTTGGGGGATGGGACTAGAGCGTTTAGTTATGATGTTGAGAGGGATTCAAGATATTCGTTTATTCACAGAAAATGATCTAAGATTCTTACAACAATTTACTTTGTTGTAA
- the rplT gene encoding 50S ribosomal protein L20, whose amino-acid sequence MVRATNAVASHRRKKRLFKLAKGFVGDRKNHLRLTSGAVMRAMAYNYAHRKQKKRDFRSLWIMRLNAAARINGISYSKFIYGLKKAQCELDRKVLADMAIRDPGSFAAIVGFAKEALA is encoded by the coding sequence ATGGTTAGAGCAACCAATGCTGTAGCTTCTCATCGTCGCAAGAAGAGATTGTTCAAGTTAGCAAAGGGTTTTGTCGGAGATCGAAAAAATCACTTGCGTTTGACGAGTGGTGCGGTTATGCGAGCGATGGCATACAATTATGCACATCGTAAACAAAAGAAGCGCGATTTTCGTAGTTTATGGATTATGCGTCTTAATGCCGCTGCCAGAATTAATGGAATTTCCTATAGTAAATTCATCTATGGGCTAAAAAAAGCGCAATGCGAACTCGATAGAAAAGTTCTTGCTGATATGGCTATCCGTGATCCTGGCAGTTTTGCTGCGATCGTAGGATTTGCAAAAGAAGCTTTAGCTTAA
- a CDS encoding tetratricopeptide repeat protein, which translates to MTVKYIDSNVLPNKYANFSPCLNSELNQSKVYNGKTYTLLGSFEKTYPLIRRIEIGIRAVFKTLFSLGFGLLFESVREDWKTFWNGKKRKIIYTFSSFLPVKLLADQGDAKSQYLFGLRYINGQGVAQSDQEAFKYFQLAANQNYADAQYSLGCMYENGQGVAQSDQNAAQCYQLAANQNHVKAQYNLGVMYMHGQGVAQSDQEAARYYQLAAKQGHAKAQFSLGFIYAHGKGVEQSDQKAVKYYQRAAKQGNASAQCNLGVMYSSGRGVPQSDQEAARYYQLAADQGDLIAQRNLRTMRENGRLNNIA; encoded by the coding sequence ATGACAGTAAAATACATAGATAGCAATGTTCTCCCCAATAAATATGCTAATTTCTCCCCCTGCTTGAATTCAGAATTAAATCAAAGCAAAGTTTACAATGGTAAAACTTATACCCTTTTAGGAAGCTTTGAAAAAACATATCCTTTAATACGTAGGATTGAAATTGGAATACGTGCAGTTTTCAAAACTCTATTTTCTTTAGGATTCGGACTTCTTTTTGAAAGTGTTAGAGAGGATTGGAAGACTTTTTGGAATGGTAAGAAAAGAAAAATCATTTATACTTTTTCCTCTTTTTTACCGGTTAAACTTTTGGCAGACCAAGGCGATGCTAAATCTCAATACCTCTTTGGATTAAGGTATATAAACGGCCAAGGTGTCGCACAATCAGATCAAGAAGCTTTTAAATATTTTCAACTTGCTGCCAATCAAAATTATGCAGATGCTCAATACAGCCTTGGTTGTATGTATGAAAACGGCCAAGGTGTCGCACAATCGGATCAAAATGCTGCGCAATGTTATCAGCTCGCCGCTAATCAAAATCATGTAAAAGCTCAATATAACCTGGGTGTCATGTATATGCATGGCCAAGGTGTCGCGCAATCGGATCAAGAAGCCGCTCGATATTATCAACTCGCTGCTAAACAAGGCCATGCAAAAGCTCAATTCAGCCTTGGATTCATATATGCACATGGAAAAGGTGTTGAGCAATCGGATCAAAAAGCTGTGAAATATTATCAACGCGCTGCTAAACAAGGAAACGCCTCTGCACAATGCAATCTCGGAGTTATGTATTCAAGCGGTCGTGGTGTCCCACAATCGGATCAAGAAGCCGCTCGATATTATCAACTCGCTGCCGATCAGGGTGATCTAATTGCTCAAAGGAACCTCAGAACTATGCGTGAAAATGGACGCCTTAATAATATAGCGTAG
- the uvrC gene encoding excinuclease ABC subunit UvrC: protein MSYDPKKIDLFPTLPGVYLMKNEEGEVLYVGKAKNLRQRVKQYFVPGRDGRLMIPYLVAKINYIETIVVTSEKEALLLENNLIKQHKPRYNALLKDDKSYIALKISQNDAWATVRLVRYKGTPEPDGLYFGPYTSAQAARQTLDLLNRLFPLRQCSDQEFARRTRPCLLYQMKRCVGPCTQKCTKGEYQQHLDRTIKFLRGQNKDVLKDLYEEMRLLSEQLEFEKANHLLRTIRYIEKTIESQYVDRPLGHDADAIGLFRYGEHVVVVLMIFRGGKLVGSRHFEFDNIIEEDHELLTSFLLQHYEGATEIPSEILLPSKISDEHPVEEILSARREQKVNLQIPQRGEKKALIEIAQKNAEALFKTQKDEATLREKTLLEMQELLFLTNYPTRIECFDNSNIAGSEPVSSMVAFTDGLKDSKRYRTYRLKIGSKPDDYAAMYEVLTRRYKRAKEENDMPDLVVVDGGKGQLNIAIKVFEELNITGVDLLGLAKEAGRHDKGMTAEQVFTCYQKEPILLKANSPILFLLQKIRDEAHRVAISFHRKRRSKKTLKSALDDIPGIGPAKRKTLLTHFGSLKKIELAADAELREVKGISAANIEAIRTFFQGRKE from the coding sequence TGTCCTACGATCCCAAAAAAATTGACCTCTTTCCGACCCTGCCTGGCGTTTATTTAATGAAAAATGAAGAGGGAGAAGTTTTATATGTCGGAAAAGCTAAGAATTTACGTCAAAGAGTGAAACAATATTTTGTTCCCGGTCGAGATGGGCGACTCATGATTCCCTACTTAGTGGCTAAAATTAACTACATTGAAACGATTGTTGTCACATCGGAAAAAGAAGCCTTATTGCTTGAAAATAACCTTATTAAGCAGCATAAGCCTCGCTATAACGCTTTGTTAAAAGACGATAAAAGCTATATTGCTCTCAAAATTAGCCAAAATGATGCATGGGCCACAGTTCGTTTAGTGCGTTACAAAGGTACACCGGAGCCAGATGGCCTTTATTTCGGCCCTTATACTAGTGCACAAGCAGCTCGCCAAACATTAGATCTGTTAAATAGATTATTTCCTCTTAGACAGTGCTCTGATCAAGAATTTGCAAGGCGCACACGTCCTTGTTTACTCTATCAAATGAAGCGTTGTGTAGGCCCTTGTACACAAAAATGCACTAAAGGGGAGTATCAACAACATCTTGATCGAACAATTAAGTTTCTAAGAGGACAAAATAAAGATGTTTTAAAAGATCTTTATGAAGAAATGCGTCTTTTATCAGAACAGTTAGAATTTGAAAAAGCCAACCATCTCTTACGAACCATTCGATATATTGAGAAAACAATTGAAAGTCAATATGTAGATCGCCCTTTAGGACATGATGCTGATGCGATAGGCTTATTTCGTTATGGAGAGCATGTGGTTGTGGTCCTCATGATATTTAGAGGAGGAAAACTTGTAGGATCTCGTCATTTTGAATTTGATAATATTATTGAAGAAGATCACGAATTGTTAACTTCTTTTCTTCTACAACATTATGAAGGCGCAACTGAAATTCCTTCAGAGATTTTATTGCCAAGTAAAATTTCTGATGAACATCCTGTGGAAGAAATTTTGTCGGCAAGGCGGGAGCAAAAAGTTAATTTACAAATTCCTCAAAGAGGAGAAAAAAAAGCTTTAATTGAGATTGCTCAAAAAAACGCTGAGGCGTTATTTAAAACGCAAAAAGATGAAGCCACATTACGTGAAAAAACATTATTAGAAATGCAAGAGTTGTTATTTCTCACCAATTATCCGACACGAATCGAGTGTTTTGATAATTCTAATATTGCTGGATCAGAACCCGTTTCTTCGATGGTTGCTTTTACCGATGGGCTTAAAGACAGTAAAAGATATCGCACCTATCGTTTAAAAATTGGTTCTAAGCCTGATGACTATGCGGCAATGTATGAAGTATTAACAAGGCGTTACAAGCGGGCAAAAGAAGAAAACGACATGCCAGATTTAGTGGTCGTGGATGGGGGAAAGGGGCAATTAAACATTGCGATTAAAGTGTTTGAAGAACTTAATATTACCGGAGTAGACCTCCTTGGGCTGGCGAAAGAAGCTGGTAGACACGATAAAGGGATGACGGCCGAACAAGTCTTTACCTGTTACCAAAAAGAGCCAATTCTTTTGAAGGCAAATTCTCCTATTTTATTTCTCCTCCAAAAAATTCGAGACGAAGCGCATCGCGTGGCCATTTCTTTTCACCGTAAAAGAAGATCAAAAAAAACACTCAAAAGTGCTTTAGACGATATCCCTGGTATTGGACCTGCCAAAAGAAAAACTTTATTAACACATTTTGGAAGTTTAAAAAAAATTGAATTAGCCGCTGATGCAGAACTGCGTGAAGTAAAGGGAATTTCTGCCGCCAACATTGAAGCAATCCGCACATTCTTTCAAGGAAGAAAAGAGTGA